CAGGCCGTCACGGACGATCGTGAGCATTCGGTCTCGGGCCGTCGGGGCGGCGCCGTCGCGCTCGCGGACCGCGCAGCCGACCAGGAACGCCTTCAGGTCGGCGGCGTCGACGTCGGGACGGACAGCTCCTGCGCGCTGAGCGGCGGTGAGCAGGTCGGCCAGCACGTGATTGAGGTCGTGGTCGCCCTTCGCTGCCGCGGCGGCGATGTCGAACCCGGTGCCGGCGAGCGCGTCGGCCAGTGCCCGGTTGTTCGCGCCCTCTTCTGCCATGCTGGCGAGGAAATCGAACAACGCCGTACCCGGGTCGCGGGTGGCCCGCAATGCCTCCGCGCGCACGATCAGCCGCTTGGCCACACTCTGCACGATCGCCTCGTAGAGCGATTCTTTCGTCGGGAAGTGTCGACTGACGGTGCCGGTGCCGACACCGGCGCGCCGGGCGATCTCGTGGATCGGCACCGACAGTCCGTCCGTGGCAAACGCGTCGATCGCGGCTTGCAGGACCTTGGCCCGGTTGCGCACGCCATCGGCGCGCGGCTTACGTCGCTCAACGATCTCGGACTCCTAAACGGGATAGACATCCCGTATCGTTAAGCGGGATGGCGGTTCCGATTATAGGCGGTGGGCGGGATGTCCGAGCGTCTGCATGCACGACGAGACCTGCGCCGGTGGCTGATCGCGCTGTACGTGGCGTTCGCCGCCGAGCACGCCTATGGCGCAGCCCGGTACGGCGCCCCGGTCCGGCTCGTCGGCATTCTGCCGCTGGGGTTGCTGCTGGCGCTGGCGCTGGGGCTGCTCGCGCGGCATGCCCGCACCGGCAGCCCTCCGGCACTCTCCGCTGGCGCGATCGTGGTTGCCGTGGCGTTCGTCGGCCTCGCCGGCCTTCTCGAGGGTGGGTTCAACCACGCCCTCAAGGTCGCGTTTCACGTCACTGGCACCTCCGACGACCGGCTGCGGCAACTGTTCGGTGGGTTGAACTTCGCGGTACCGGACGACGTGGTGTTCGAGGGAATCGGCACCGCAACGCTGGGCCTGGCCGTGCCGGTGGCCTGGCATCTGGCGCGACTGCTGCGCTCCGCCCGCTTACCGGACTCGAACGCGACGGCGCGGCGCGCCGGTGTGACCGCCCTGGTCGCGGCGGGGGCGCTGTTCGGCGCGTACGTCATCGATCCGCTCGGCCACGTCGGCCTCATCACCCTCGCGATCCTCGGGGCCGCCCTCGGGTTCGCGCTGACGGCGGTGTCGAAGGTCGTTGGACATCCGGGATGGGCGTCCCGTATCGTTCACCATAACCGGGATGCCCGTCCCGCTTATGGTGAAGGGGAGGCAACGTGAGACTGTCGCTCGCTCTGAAGGCTGTTGCGGTGCTCGACATCGTCGTCCTGGGTGCCGTGTGGCTCATCGCGCCGGCGACCGGCCTTGGGGACGACCCGGACAGCCGGTCGCTGCTGGTGGCACGGGCGCTCGGCACCGATCTGGTGGTCATCGGGATCATGAATTGGATCATCAGTCGGCGCGACACCGCGTCCATGCGGCCATTCCTGCTGCCGAACATCGTGATGCACGTTGTGCCGGCGGCGATCATCGTCACTCTGATCCTCGACGGCACCTTCGGTGCCGCGGACTGGCTCGGCGCCGGCCTGCACATCGCACCGGCCGTGGTGTTGACCTGGTACCTGGCATCGCCGACGAAACGCCGCGCAGCCCGCTCCGAAGCGCACGCGTGACCGTCGCGATCTGACGCGCATCGGAACAAACGGCACCACCGTGAGCGTGCTGCCCGGGTCGGCGTCGTCGGAACCGCCCACGCGGTGCCGGCGGTGCCGCGGGGCGTGGAGGAAATCATGCGACCGGGACGTCCGCGGCCGCCGCGACCGGCTCAGGCGCGCGAAAATGCGTCGATCCGGGCAGCAGGAGTGGGGTGGCGAGCAGGAGTACGCCGGAGGTGGTGATCGCGGCGAGCGGGCTGGTGAGTGTGGCGAGGATGCCCCAGACCACCATCAGGGCAGCCTGGAGGAGTTTGCCGGCGGCACTCCAGGTGCTGAGGATCCGGGCGGTGTGGTCCACGGGGGTCCGTTGCAGGCGTTCGGTCGCGTAGATCGGGTTGAAGACGCCCATGCAGGTGATCAGCAGGCCCTCGACGACGATCACGGTGACGAGTCCGGGGATGCCGGGTTGGACGAACGCGAGACCGAGCGGGAAGAACGACCGCAGCCAACCGAAGAGGGTCATGATCCGGTGTCGGCCGTAGCGGGCCACGAGCCGCGCGGACAGGCGGGCGCCCACGAATCCGCCGAGGGCGGGGATGCCGAACGCGAGACCGTACTGCCAGGCTGGGAAGTGGTACTGGCCCAGCAGGAGGACGGCCAGGAGCGGGGCGGTGGCCATGATGAGGCCGCCGACCAGGACCGAGTTGAGGAACAGGCCCTTCAGTACGGGGTCGCGCAGGATGAATCGCCAGCCGTCGAGAACCTCTGCCCCGCGCAACCTGGTGACCCGGTCACGAGGTGCCGCGACGTCGCCCCCTCGGACGCGGAGGACCCCGAGCGCGGACAGCAGGTAGCTGAAGGCGTCGGCCATGATCGTGACGACCGGGCCGAGCAACCCGATGAGGGCACCACCGAGGGGCGGACCCGCCGCGGTCGCCACCCAGTTCGTGCCCTCGAATCTGCCGTTCGCCACGAGGAGATGCTCACCACGGACGAGAAACTTCAGGTACGCGCCGGAGGCGGCGGCGAAGGCGATGCTCGCGGTTCCGGAGATGACCGAGACAACCAGCAGTTGGCCGTAGGACAGCAGGCCGAGGACGTACGCGATCGGGATGCTTGCCATCGCGGCGAACCGGATCAGGTCCATCGCGATCATCACCGGGCGCTTGGCCCGGTGCTCCACCCACGGTCCGAGCGTGAAGGCGACTGTCGCGGCGACGGCGAGCCCGGCCGCTTCCAGGAGCGACACGGCGACTGCCGACGCGTGCAGCACCTGGACCGCGATCAGCGGGAACGCGCCGAACGCGATCCACGTGCCGTACGTGCTGACGGCGTACGCCGACCACAGCCAACCGAAGTCGGGCCCCAACCGCACGCGCATGCGACTCCCTCGCGACAACCGATGTTCGGG
The nucleotide sequence above comes from Micromonospora luteifusca. Encoded proteins:
- a CDS encoding MFS transporter is translated as MRVRLGPDFGWLWSAYAVSTYGTWIAFGAFPLIAVQVLHASAVAVSLLEAAGLAVAATVAFTLGPWVEHRAKRPVMIAMDLIRFAAMASIPIAYVLGLLSYGQLLVVSVISGTASIAFAAASGAYLKFLVRGEHLLVANGRFEGTNWVATAAGPPLGGALIGLLGPVVTIMADAFSYLLSALGVLRVRGGDVAAPRDRVTRLRGAEVLDGWRFILRDPVLKGLFLNSVLVGGLIMATAPLLAVLLLGQYHFPAWQYGLAFGIPALGGFVGARLSARLVARYGRHRIMTLFGWLRSFFPLGLAFVQPGIPGLVTVIVVEGLLITCMGVFNPIYATERLQRTPVDHTARILSTWSAAGKLLQAALMVVWGILATLTSPLAAITTSGVLLLATPLLLPGSTHFRAPEPVAAAADVPVA
- a CDS encoding TetR/AcrR family transcriptional regulator; the encoded protein is MRNRAKVLQAAIDAFATDGLSVPIHEIARRAGVGTGTVSRHFPTKESLYEAIVQSVAKRLIVRAEALRATRDPGTALFDFLASMAEEGANNRALADALAGTGFDIAAAAAKGDHDLNHVLADLLTAAQRAGAVRPDVDAADLKAFLVGCAVRERDGAAPTARDRMLTIVRDGLRTGGQ